One genomic segment of Deltaproteobacteria bacterium includes these proteins:
- a CDS encoding NAD-dependent epimerase/dehydratase family protein: MRALVTGATGLLGYALVEELLAQGHSVRALVRSGSNRSLIDRLDIEKAVGDLRDPPSLRAAVQGCRWVFSVGALFWSERTQDVYDANVLGQRHFMEASTAAGVEKFIHVNGVTSVGHSHNGELLDEESVLNLLHLANHTEISLFLGYVETLKAAQRGCPALSVALTFLMGPNDPIPSPSGQLMVAYANRRVLGYPAGGLNFIDARDCAKGLILAAEKGRIGERYILGNVNMSFRDFFRLIEEVTGIPAPRFRLPHQLLYPIGVVAPLVSQYVTHRRPILSIPRVRMSDLTYHYSNQKAVTELGLAFRDLKDSIRDTIRWFRDNGYIANKRSLATVRGL; encoded by the coding sequence ATGCGTGCACTAGTGACCGGGGCAACGGGCCTGCTGGGCTACGCTCTGGTCGAGGAGCTGCTCGCCCAGGGGCATAGCGTCCGCGCTTTGGTGCGCTCGGGCAGTAACCGCTCGTTGATCGACCGGCTCGACATCGAGAAGGCGGTGGGGGATCTCCGCGATCCCCCGTCGTTGCGCGCGGCGGTGCAGGGGTGCCGGTGGGTGTTCAGTGTGGGGGCATTGTTCTGGTCGGAGCGCACGCAGGACGTGTACGACGCCAACGTTCTCGGGCAACGCCACTTCATGGAGGCCAGTACCGCCGCCGGGGTGGAGAAGTTCATCCACGTGAACGGCGTCACCTCGGTCGGCCACAGTCACAACGGCGAGCTGCTCGACGAGGAGTCGGTCCTCAACCTCCTCCACCTGGCCAACCACACCGAGATCTCGCTCTTCCTCGGCTACGTGGAAACTCTCAAGGCGGCACAGCGCGGCTGTCCGGCGCTCAGCGTGGCGCTGACGTTTCTGATGGGGCCGAACGATCCGATCCCATCACCGTCGGGGCAGCTGATGGTGGCGTACGCCAATCGCCGGGTACTCGGCTATCCCGCCGGCGGGTTGAATTTCATCGATGCCCGCGATTGCGCCAAGGGTCTCATCCTGGCGGCCGAGAAGGGCCGCATCGGCGAGCGCTACATCTTGGGGAACGTGAACATGAGCTTCCGCGACTTCTTTCGGCTCATCGAAGAAGTCACGGGTATTCCGGCGCCGCGCTTCCGCTTGCCGCACCAGTTGCTGTATCCCATCGGTGTAGTCGCCCCGCTGGTGTCGCAGTACGTCACCCACCGCCGCCCGATTCTCAGCATTCCGCGGGTGCGGATGTCCGACCTGACGTATCATTACAGCAACCAGAAGGCGGTCACCGAGCTTGGCCTCGCTTTTCGTGATCTCAAGGACAGCATCCGCGACACGATCCGGTGGTTCCGCGACAACGGCTACATCGCCAACAAACGGAGCCTGGCAACCGTGCGCGGGCTGTAA
- a CDS encoding PaaI family thioesterase has translation MANRPPHPLDLRERELEMPPFFGLLGMQVVSVSTEEVVMRMDVPAAMFSPFGAVFGGAISALLDTALGAAVACNIGPYDRTATHALNLNYVTFSRQPALLAKARVLRLSRTVAAVEGECFTEDGQLIAKALGTFGIFRDRGGPGGA, from the coding sequence ATGGCGAACCGTCCACCGCATCCATTGGATCTACGCGAGCGCGAGCTCGAGATGCCCCCGTTCTTCGGGCTGCTGGGTATGCAGGTAGTGAGCGTATCGACCGAGGAGGTGGTGATGCGGATGGATGTGCCGGCGGCAATGTTCTCGCCCTTCGGGGCGGTATTTGGCGGGGCGATTTCGGCGTTGCTGGATACCGCGCTGGGCGCGGCGGTCGCCTGCAACATCGGCCCCTACGACCGCACGGCGACGCACGCGCTCAATCTCAACTACGTCACCTTCTCGCGGCAGCCGGCGTTGCTCGCCAAGGCGCGCGTACTGCGCTTAAGCCGCACCGTAGCAGCGGTCGAGGGCGAGTGCTTCACCGAAGACGGCCAGCTGATCGCCAAAGCCCTCGGCACCTTCGGCATCTTCCGCGACCGGGGCGGCCCCGGCGGGGCGTGA